The following are encoded in a window of Magnolia sinica isolate HGM2019 chromosome 11, MsV1, whole genome shotgun sequence genomic DNA:
- the LOC131218561 gene encoding BTB/POZ domain-containing protein At3g50780-like gives MADFRVRRVEHCPTKLKNVPIAVTPEGFWCCPSLVVFQKTLKRQQSSQNRHKPPPQSQKPSPVMAQKHLQETKQGPTQSRSRAAYDDRRLKTKVENSQRKVAVEFGDPMTSDLKLVLYGKRGFCVQMNVHRHVIVECSSFFADKLSQQSPVSCLEIGECEDVEIYIETLGLMYCKDIKLRLIKQSVMHVLRILKIAESIGFDICTKLCLEYLEAVPWVDEDEEKVVSSIQRLRSNRNGVSPVLKRVIPDNSNPPNDTLAHIMQLILKSNEDRGRREMKSLVSKLLQENNLTYDAASNICNENIYDSCRSCLDSMLVLFRQAAESRSTEKSMDGKGSMARQVALEADNLLWLVEILYGQQAADEFVAMWTTQHELATLHSKLAIVDRHPVSCITARLLVGIGRGEVLPSKDTRKLLLETWLQPLISDYSWLQHGCRSFDGKMVEDGIGRTILTLPMEDQQSILLAWLGNFLKVGDNCPNLRRAFEVWWRRTFIRPYIESDNLLQSENAVPVGE, from the exons GTCCATCCCTTGTCGTATTTCAGAAGACTCTCAAAAGGCAACAAAGTTCTCAAAATAGACACAAACCGCCTCCCCAATCGCAGAAACCCTCCCCCGTTATGGCACAAAAACACTTACAGGAGACCAAACAGGGTCCCACTCAATCAAGATCCAGGGCTGCTTACGATGATCGACGACTGAAAACCAAGGTTGAGAATTCACAGCGCAAGGTGGCTGTTGAGTTTGGTGATCCCATGACGAGTGATTTGAAGTTAGTTTTGTATGGAAAGCGTGGATTTTGCGTGCAGATGAATGTTCATAGGCATGTGATTGTGGAATGCAGCAGCTTTTTCGCTGATAAGCTCTCTCAACAGTCTCCAGTATCATGTCTTGAAATTGGGGAGTGTGAGGATGTGGAGATTTACATTGAGACTTTAGGATTGATGTATTGCAAAGATATTAAGCTGAGGTTGATCAAGCAAAGCGTTATGCATGTGCTTCGTATTCTCAAG ATTGCAGAATCGATCGGCTTCGATATCTGCACAAAGTTGTGCTTGGAATACCTGGAAGCTGTCCCTTGGGTTGACGAAGATGAAGAGAAGGTTGTATCATCCATCCAACGCCTCCGAAGCAATCGTAATGGAGTCAGCCCGGTACTGAAACGGGTCATTCCTGATAACTCGAACCCCCCAAATGATACACTCGCCCACATAATGCAACTCATTCTCAAAAGCAATGAGGATAGAGGTCGGCGGGAGATGAAATCCTTAGTATCAAAGCTGCTACAGGAAAATAATCTCACGTACGATGCTGCTTCCAACATCTGCAATGAAAATATATATGATTCGTGCCGCAGTTGCCTAGATTCGATGTTGGTTTTGTTCAGGCAAGCAGCTGAATCTAGGTCCACCGAAAAATCCATGGATGGCAAAGGTTCCATGGCACGGCAGGTAGCCTTAGAGGCTGATAATCTCCTATGGTTGGTCGAGATTTTGTACGGCCAGCAAGCGGCCGATGAGTTTGTGGCGATGTGGACCACCCAACATGAGCTGGCCACTCTACATTCAAAGCTGGCAATTGTGGACCGCCACCCAGTTAGCTGCATTACGGCGAGGCTTTTGGTTGGGATTGGAAGGGGCGAGGTGCTTCCATCAAAGGACACAAGGAAGCTTTTGTTAGAAACATGGTTGCAGCCGTTGATCAGTGATTACAGCTGGTTACAGCATGGGTGCAGATCGTTTGATGGGAAGATGGTGGAAGATGGGATCGGGCGGACCATTCTGACACTGCCAATGGAAGATCAGCAGAGCATTTTGCTTGCATGGTTGGGCAATTTCTTGAAGGTTGGCGATAACTGCCCGAATCTTCGGCGGGCCTTTGAAGTCTGGTGGAGGAGGACCTTCATAAGGCCTTATATCGAATCTGATAATCTGCTGCAATCAGAGAATGCAGTGCCAGTCGGAGAGTGA